In the Verrucomicrobiota bacterium genome, TTCAAAGGCGAGGCCGGGCGAGCGATGCAACTGGCTTACGATCACACGCTCTGCGCCATTGATGACGAACGTGCCTTGGGGCGTCATCAGGGGCAGTTCCCCCATGAACACCTTTTCCTCCTTGGCCCCTTTTTCCTCCTTGAGGATAAAGGTTACATGAAGCGGCGACCCGTAGGTCAGTCCCTCCCGCAAGCACTCCAGCCAATCCTGCTTCGGATCGCCAATCTCGTAGTCCTTGTAATCGAGGACGGTCTTGCCGTCATAGCTTTCAATCGGAAAGACTTCCGCGAAGACAGCCTGCAATCCGAGATTCGCCCGTTTCGAGGGCGAGATCTCGGCTTGGAGAAACTCCCGATAGGAGTTGATCTGAACTTCAATCAGATTGGGAGGGTTGATGATCTCTTTGATCTTCCCGAAATTGATGCGCTCAGGCACTCGCGTTGGCATGATTTCTGACTAAGCTATGGCCGCACTGCTGCGGCCGGTTCGACGGCTGAATGTGCAAAGGGCGACCTGCCGGCGTTGCCGGTGGCCGCTTGAAGCTGAATACCCCGCTGGGAACAGATTCTCCCGCTCAGCATCCGGGAGAACACGGGTGTAAATACCATCGTTCCAATTCTTTTCCGGTCCGCCCAGGCGGCGGGGCGCCAACCCCGCCGCCTTGCAAGACCCCAAAATCACTTGACTTCGACTTTCGCGCCGGCTTCCTCAAGCTTCTTCTTGGCCGCATCGGCGTCGGCCTTGTTGGCGCCTTCCAGAACCGGCTTGGGCGCTTCCTCAACCAGTTTCTTCGCTTCCGCCAAACCCAGTCCCGCTTTGACTTCGCGGACCACTTTGATGACTGCGATCTTCTTGTCGGCGGGGACCGAAGCCAGAATCACATCGAAGGCCGTCTTGGCTTCCGCCGCGGGGGCGGCGGCGCCGGCAGCGCCTCCGGCAGGTGCAGCTGCCACGGCCACGGGCGCGGCCGCGCTGACACCCCACTTGGTTTCGAGTTGTTTGACGAGCTCGGCGGCCTCAAGGACCGTAAGCTTGCTCAGTTCTTCCACGATATTTGCAATGTCTGCCATTTTTCCTTTCAGTCTCGTCGCGATCCCCGGCCAGAGATCGATCAAGTTCGCGGCCCGCGAACCGGCGATTTACTTTGTTGTTTGTTGCTGTTGTCTCGTTCCGCCGTGGCGACGATGGAACAAATTGGATTGTCGATGGGAGATTCCCCTCGGATTCAAGCTCACGCGGCCTGATCGGAACGGGCCTTGATCACGCGCGCAAGCTGGGAACCGGGAGCGCTCAGCACCGCAGCCAAACGCGTGGCGGGGGCTTGAATCAGCCCAACCAATTTCCCCCTCAACACTTCGATCGACGGCAAATCGGCCAGGGCCAGAACATCGGCTGCTTCCAGACGCTGATCCTTCAAGTAACCAAATTGCAGCTTGGGTTTTTCAAACTCCGTTTGAAAAGTCTTGACGACCTTGGCGGCCGCCGAGACGTCCTGCTGCCCCGTCACGACGGCCACTTGGCCCGACAAACTCCCTTTCAGGTCTGCCAGTTGCGCCTCATGAGCGGCAATACGGAAGATGGAGTTCTTGACGACGCGAAGTTCGCTGCCGACCTGGCGCAACCGCTTTCGAAGCTCCGTAAACTGGTGAACCTTGAGGCTGCGATAATCGACCACGATAAAAAACGGGGACGACTTGAGGCGCGCCAAATACTCGTCGCGAATGTATTGCTTTTCCTGTCTCATCGAATGCTCCTTTCAGGTTTTAGGCGGCGGCGGAAGCGTTGACGTCCCGCAAATCGATCGAAATCGGCGGACTCATCGTGGCGCTCAGAGTGCAGGATTGCACGTAGACCCCCCGCACGCTGGAAGGTCGCGCCCGCACCACCGCATCAATCACAGCTCTCGTGTTCTCGGCAATTTGCTCCGCGGAAAATGAAGCCTTCCCAACCGGAACATGCACGTTGCCAGCCTTGTCCGTCTTGAATTCGACCCTCCCTGCTTTGACTTCGCGCACCGCCTTCGCCGTGTCTTCCGTGACCGTGCCGGTCTTGGGATTGGGCATGAGGCCACGCGGACCAAGAACCTTGCCCAACTTGCGAACTTCCACCATCGCTTCGGGGGTCGCAATGGCAACGTCAAAATCAGTCCAACCCTCGTTGCATTGTTTAATCATTTCGTCGAACCCGACGAACTCGGCTCCCGCCGCCTTGGCCGCATCCGCCGCAGGTCCGCTCTTGGCAAAGACCAGCACCCGGACCGTCTTGCCGCTGCCGTGGGGCAGAGGAACCGTTCCGCGAACCATCTGATCCGACTGCTTGGGATCCACTCCAAGACGGAAAGCAATTTCGACGGTCTCGTTAAACTTCGCTTTCGGAAATTTGACAAGCACGTCGACGGCAGACTTGAGGTTGTAGGGTTTAGCCTGGTCGATCAGGGCAAGGGCTTTTTTGTATCGTTTGCTGGGCATTTTCTGGAGCGGTGCTGGCGGACTTGGTTGTCGTCCTCCCGCGGGTTTAAGGTTCTATCTCGACTCGAAAATTTGGATTGTTGGACTACGAAATGACTTCGATCCCCATACTCCGGGCGGTGCCGGAGATGACGCGGAAAGCCGATTCCTCCGTGTTGGAGTTCATGTCTTTGAACTTCAATTTGACGATATCCATGACTTGCTTGCGCGTCACTTTGCCGACCTTGTCCTTATTGGGAGTCTTCGATCCGGAAGCGATCCCGGCCGCCTTCTTGAGGAGCACGGCGGCGGGCGGAGACTTGGTGATATAGGTGAAGGACTTATCCTGATAAACGGTGATGACCACGGGAATGACCAAGCCCGCCTGGTCCTTGGTCGCCGCGTTGAAATCCTTGCAAAAGGCCATGATGTTCACCCCATGCTGACCCAATGCGGGGCCGATCGGAGGTGCGGGATTAGCTTGGCCTGCAGGAATTTGCAGTTTGATTTGGCCGGTGACTTTTTTCGCCATAACGATGAGAGATGCTCGATGAAAATTCGATAATCAGGCCTTTTCGACCTGCCAGTACTCCAACTCCACAGGGGTATTCCGCCCAAAGATGTTCACGGTAACCTTCAACTTGCCGCGATCCGGCTCGATCTCCTCGATCACACCGCTGAAATTGAGGAACGGTCCGTCGTTGATCTTCACGGTTTCGCCAACTTCAAAACTAACCTTCGGCCTTTCATGATCTTCCGATTCGGAGATCTGAGCCTTGATCGAATCAATTTCCTCAGCGGAAGCCGGGCTGGGACGTTCGCCCCCGACAAAACCGATGATCCCCTGGGTTTCATGAACAAACTGCCAGGGCTTGGGCAGCAAGCGCTTGTTTTCGTCAAGGAGCACCATGTCAATGAAAACGTAGCCAGGATAGAGCTTCCGTGTGGTGACCGTCTTCTTGCCACTGCGCACCTCGGCAACCTTCTCCATGGGCACGAGCACCTCATGGATATACTCCGTCATCTCCTCCGCTTTGAGGCGCTTCTCAATGCTCTCTTTCACTTTCTGTTCCTGTCCGGAGAGCGTATGGATGACAAACCACTGGCTATTCATGGGGGCTGGGGTGCGGCCAAAACTAGAGCAGGGCTTGGACGACGTTACGGAAGACGACATCCACCGCCATGGTGAAGAAACCGAGCATGGCGATGACGACCATCACAACAAGAGTCGATTCTTTCAGTTCCTCGGTCGAAGGCCAGTTGCATTTCTTCAACTCCTCACGAGTTTCGCCCACGTAGCCGGAAAGCCGCATCAGGTATCCCTTGCGCCACGCAATGGCGAAAAGGATCCCCGCGACAACCAGCGTTATGATCCAAGTAATATCTTTCACAATCTCTAGAGAACCCTGCCAACACGCTTCGCCTGGCGGAGGGGGAGGGATTCGAACCCCCGATGGTTTGCACCATAACGGTTTTCAAGACCGCCGCATTCGACCACTCTGCCACCCCTCCCACAAGACTGGCAGGGCGGGAGGGACTCGAACCCCCAACCAACGGTTTTGGAGACCGCTACTCTACCAATTGAGCTACCGCCCTACTGACGAAAACTCGCGTTCCCGCTTCACACGGGCGTAGACCGGATGACATCCACCGCGAACGTCATTCGATCCATGGGGTTCAAGCCATGACCTCGCTGATACGACCAGCACCGATGGTTCGACCGCCTTCGCGGATCGCGAAACGCTGTCCTCTTTCCATGGCGACTGGCGCGATCAGTTCGACCTCGACCGAAACATTGTCTCCAGGCACCACCATTTCGACGCCTTGGGGCAAGGTGATGTTTCCGGTCACATCGCTCGTGCGGAAATAAAACTGAGGACGATATTTGTTGAAAAACGGCGTGTGACGCCCTCCTTCCTCCTTCGAAAGGACATACACTTCGGCCTTGAACTTCGTATGCGGGGTGATGGTGCCGGGCTTCGCCAACACCATGCCGCGCTCAACCTCCTCCTTCTTGGTGCCCCGCAAGAGAATGCCCACATTGTCGCCCGCGCTGGCTTTGTCGAGCAACTTGCGGAACATCTCGATGTCCGTCGCCGTCGTCTTGCGGGTATCCCGCAGACCCACGATTTCGACTTCCGACATCTTATTCAACTCTCCGCGCTCCACACGACCCGTCACCACCGTGCCGCGTCCCTCAATGTTGAAAACGTCCTCAATGCACATGAGGAAGGGCTTGTCCACTTCACGCGTCGGCAGCGGAATGAACGAATCAATCGCGTCCATCAGACCTTGAATCGCCGCCTCGCCTTCCGGCTTGGCCTCCAACGCAGCGGTGGCCGATCCACGCACAATGGGAGTCGTGTCGCCCGGGAAATTATACTTCGACAACAAGTCGCGAATCTCCATCTCAACGAGATCCAGCAACTCCTTGTCATCCACGAGGTCCACTTTGTTCAAAAAGACCACGATCGCAGGCACCCCGACTTGGCGGGCCAGCAAAATGTGCTCGCGGGTCTGAGGCATGGGACCATCCGCGGCGCTGACCACCAAGATCGCGCCGTCCATCTGCGCGGCACCTGTGATCATGTTCTTGACGTAGTCCGCGTGGCCCGGGCAATCCACGTGAGCATAGTGGCGCGTCGCCGTTTCATACTCCACATGCGAAACGGCAATCGTCACGGTCTTCGTGGCGTCGCGCACAGTTCCACCCTTGGTGATGTCCGCGTAGCTGATCGCCTTGGCCAGACTCCTCCGCGACTGAACCGCGACGATGGCCGCCGTTAAAGTGGACTTGCCATGATCGACGTGTCCGATGGTGCCGACGTTAACGTGCGGCTTTGTCCTTTGAAACGCTTCCTTTGCCATGCTAATTACAGTTATGGGTTGATATTTTTCTTTACTTTTTCGCGATCAAAATCATGGAGCCCATGATCAGGTTTGAACTGATGACCTCGTCCTTACCAAGGACGTGCTCTGCCAACTGAGCTACATGGGCCATCGAGGCTTGAAAACATTGATCATTATTCCAGCCTGAAGACGACAAAAAAGCCCGCCAGCCCTTAGCGTCAAACTCGCAGTTCGCGGGCCGACCGACTTCAATGTTGTTCAAAACCAGCGATTGTTTCTAAGAACTATAAAAAGGAGCATTGAGTGTCAAATGCTTTCTCGAAAAAATTCGAACACTCAGCGACCACTCAGGAGTCGAGCCAGCCCCATGCATCCTGAAGGCTCACCGGACCTGGCTCAAAGAGGAGGTAAGATCCAAACAAACCGCTTCTTTTGTGCTGCGCACGAACAACTTACCACCGCTCAGAGAGGGGGTTGACCAACATTTTCCGCCCACAACTTTGGCCTGGGCTAGTTCCTTGTATCCCGCCGGTGTCGCTTCGACAATGACAAGCCTTCCATCATCGCTCAGAGCAATAATCTTTCCCGAGGCTGCAATCACATTGCCCGACCCAAAGCCAGGTTGTTCCCACTTCACTTTGCCCGTCGCCAATTCCACACATTTCAATGGCCCCTCTCCGTATTCTTTAAAGCTAAACATACCATAGAGATGTCCATTGTGATAAATGGGTGTACTCCAATGGTTTGCAACTGGCTTGTTACCCGTCAGCCTCCAAACCTC is a window encoding:
- the tuf gene encoding elongation factor Tu yields the protein MAKEAFQRTKPHVNVGTIGHVDHGKSTLTAAIVAVQSRRSLAKAISYADITKGGTVRDATKTVTIAVSHVEYETATRHYAHVDCPGHADYVKNMITGAAQMDGAILVVSAADGPMPQTREHILLARQVGVPAIVVFLNKVDLVDDKELLDLVEMEIRDLLSKYNFPGDTTPIVRGSATAALEAKPEGEAAIQGLMDAIDSFIPLPTREVDKPFLMCIEDVFNIEGRGTVVTGRVERGELNKMSEVEIVGLRDTRKTTATDIEMFRKLLDKASAGDNVGILLRGTKKEEVERGMVLAKPGTITPHTKFKAEVYVLSKEEGGRHTPFFNKYRPQFYFRTSDVTGNITLPQGVEMVVPGDNVSVEVELIAPVAMERGQRFAIREGGRTIGAGRISEVMA
- a CDS encoding 50S ribosomal protein L7/L12 is translated as MADIANIVEELSKLTVLEAAELVKQLETKWGVSAAAPVAVAAAPAGGAAGAAAPAAEAKTAFDVILASVPADKKIAVIKVVREVKAGLGLAEAKKLVEEAPKPVLEGANKADADAAKKKLEEAGAKVEVK
- the secE gene encoding preprotein translocase subunit SecE; amino-acid sequence: MRLSGYVGETREELKKCNWPSTEELKESTLVVMVVIAMLGFFTMAVDVVFRNVVQALL
- the rplK gene encoding 50S ribosomal protein L11 — encoded protein: MAKKVTGQIKLQIPAGQANPAPPIGPALGQHGVNIMAFCKDFNAATKDQAGLVIPVVITVYQDKSFTYITKSPPAAVLLKKAAGIASGSKTPNKDKVGKVTRKQVMDIVKLKFKDMNSNTEESAFRVISGTARSMGIEVIS
- a CDS encoding 50S ribosomal protein L1 — its product is MPSKRYKKALALIDQAKPYNLKSAVDVLVKFPKAKFNETVEIAFRLGVDPKQSDQMVRGTVPLPHGSGKTVRVLVFAKSGPAADAAKAAGAEFVGFDEMIKQCNEGWTDFDVAIATPEAMVEVRKLGKVLGPRGLMPNPKTGTVTEDTAKAVREVKAGRVEFKTDKAGNVHVPVGKASFSAEQIAENTRAVIDAVVRARPSSVRGVYVQSCTLSATMSPPISIDLRDVNASAAA
- the nusG gene encoding transcription termination/antitermination factor NusG, which gives rise to MNSQWFVIHTLSGQEQKVKESIEKRLKAEEMTEYIHEVLVPMEKVAEVRSGKKTVTTRKLYPGYVFIDMVLLDENKRLLPKPWQFVHETQGIIGFVGGERPSPASAEEIDSIKAQISESEDHERPKVSFEVGETVKINDGPFLNFSGVIEEIEPDRGKLKVTVNIFGRNTPVELEYWQVEKA
- a CDS encoding 50S ribosomal protein L10; the encoded protein is MRQEKQYIRDEYLARLKSSPFFIVVDYRSLKVHQFTELRKRLRQVGSELRVVKNSIFRIAAHEAQLADLKGSLSGQVAVVTGQQDVSAAAKVVKTFQTEFEKPKLQFGYLKDQRLEAADVLALADLPSIEVLRGKLVGLIQAPATRLAAVLSAPGSQLARVIKARSDQAA